A genome region from Cytobacillus sp. IB215665 includes the following:
- a CDS encoding aminoglycoside phosphotransferase family protein produces MIIKFETLINALSRQFKKDIIYADCQTTQLQGGTVGNVYLITGIAETADGEKLPYRIVLKIQKKWERYRDPGSWRREYDLYASDLGATFSDAFRWPTCNHSEINADENEFQLWLEYIDGVTGLDLAGEMYEQAALELGRYQGKLYLEQPAVLQSLNNLSHADLMKNTYLHYRSWPVVYNYIRSEDCELPQHLRQMLIDIDNHADEILARIERLPLVLCHRDFWVTNLIYAERKIVLIDWDTSGWGYLGEDLASLIADESDINHMVEYYQRCVPAYYKGFSQYVDVSHIADNCVYEMILLIFGYRLVESYLYAEDDDEKTNQVLTLQKVYEMKAIPVQR; encoded by the coding sequence ATGATTATTAAATTCGAAACGCTGATCAATGCCTTAAGCCGACAGTTCAAGAAGGATATCATCTATGCCGACTGCCAAACTACGCAATTACAGGGCGGAACGGTGGGAAATGTGTACCTAATAACGGGGATCGCTGAAACCGCGGATGGTGAAAAATTGCCATACCGTATCGTGCTAAAAATTCAGAAAAAATGGGAGCGTTACAGAGATCCAGGTTCATGGCGACGGGAATATGATCTATATGCGTCCGACTTGGGTGCAACGTTCTCGGATGCCTTCCGCTGGCCGACATGTAATCACTCCGAGATCAATGCGGATGAAAATGAATTTCAGCTATGGCTGGAATATATCGATGGTGTAACAGGTTTAGACTTGGCCGGTGAGATGTATGAACAGGCTGCGCTAGAGTTAGGACGCTATCAAGGCAAACTGTATTTGGAGCAACCCGCTGTATTGCAGAGCCTGAACAACCTGAGCCATGCAGATCTCATGAAGAATACGTATCTCCATTACCGGTCATGGCCGGTCGTCTACAATTATATACGCTCGGAAGACTGCGAATTGCCGCAACACTTACGGCAAATGCTCATCGACATCGATAACCACGCAGACGAGATACTAGCCCGCATAGAAAGACTGCCCCTCGTGCTTTGCCACCGGGACTTCTGGGTGACCAACCTGATCTATGCCGAGAGGAAAATCGTGCTCATTGATTGGGACACATCCGGATGGGGTTACTTGGGAGAAGATCTCGCAAGCCTGATTGCTGATGAATCGGATATCAATCACATGGTCGAATACTACCAGCGATGCGTCCCTGCGTATTATAAAGGATTTTCGCAGTATGTGGATGTATCCCATATCGCTGATAATTGCGTCTATGAGATGATCCTTCTCATATTCGGGTACAGACTTGTGGAGTCGTATCTCTACGCAGAGGATGATGACGAGAAGACAAATCAAGTCCTTACGCTCCAAAAAGTCTATGAAATGAAGGCGATCCCTGTGCAGCGTTGA